gaattccctctaagtcatgctccactatactttaagaacgagggtatggatagtcgtattctaggctaggttgagataatgtggctaacaaggaaattaggctaaataaggctcaaatgGGTTAAACctaaaaaacaaatgcatgggatgaaggtttttttggctttggtggtaactactaaacaacttcatcttgttatatgttatgcactcaattttaagctttgaatgaaacgggaatgagttctagtatttggaattaaaatgataaaacgcattctaagtagcaaccaagcaaagaataatgagatcatacaacaactttagaaaacaagaaatcacagattaataactctccaaataaagtttaggctcaagtctctcagggttgttgtgtaagtttgagttccttccttcaaacatgttacaaaaactgattttctcctttgtgattacatgtgaattcgtaaacgacaactacaaccaagcataaaccaaagaacatatcaaacttccatccatgtttgtaactttctttaacaatcatgtaattaaaaaccaaatcctcatcattgtgttggaaggtaccctaagacacaaacacacgaAAACGACTctaaacgactctttttgggtttctcaaaactttttctactttttttttctttcaaattttcgtatttttctttctaaacacACTAGAACagttcaaaacacactaaaaacacttaaaaacagtgagaaacaactcTAGTAGTGCTAGGTGATAAAAACCCatgaattttcaataaaaacacttgtttaccccccctaacttaaaccaaacattgtcctcaatgtttcaaatttAGACTCACACATAAACTGGCAAACAACACATCTAACAAACacgacaatcatggcaaagtaaaagcaataaagagtagagtttaagaacgcacaTCTAGTTATGGAGTTAGAATTCCATCACACCCTCGTTTGAACACATGGGTtacctcccaagaagcgcttgctttaatgtCTTCCAGCCAGACGATATCTCCATTTAAGCTTCAATAGGGCCAATGGCATGGAGGGGTATATCCTCCATGGCATGCTTCTCAAAAGTCTCATAGTAAGGCTTCAAACGGTGCCCATTGACCTTGAATTCATGTCCCAtcttcaaactttgaatttggactgcaccataaggaaaaacattagtaacaacaCAAGGTCCAATCCATTTAGAATGCAACTTACCCTGGAACAAACAAAGGCGGGAGTTGaagagtaacactttctgccctacAGAGAATGTCTTGCCATGAATCATCTTATGATGGGCCTCCTTGGTTTTCTCCTTGTAGATGTGAGCGTTTTCATAAGCTTCATTCCTAATCTCCTCaggctcattcaattgcaatttcCTATGGATTCCAGCAGCATCAATGTCCATATTGAATGTTTTGACGGCCCAATAtgcacgatgctctaactcaACCGGAAGATGACATGatttcccatagatgagccgaaatggggacatcccaattagtgttttgtaggccgtacgatatgcccacaatgcatcatccAAACACAAGCTCTAATCTTTCCTAGCTGGTCTAATCGTCTTttccaaaatctgcttgatttccctatttGACACCTCGACTTGCCCactcgtttgaggatgataaggtgtggaGACTATATGTGTAACGTTGTACTTCTTGAGCAGCGCCTCAATGGTTCGATTGAAAAAatgggaacctccatcacttataAGTACTCTTGGCGTTCCAAACCTTGCGAATatgttagttttaataaaatatgcaaccactttagaatcattagtacaTGTGGCTTTTgtttccacccatttcgacacataatccacgGCAAGTAATATATAAAGGAAACCatgtgaagaagaaaaaggacccatgaaatctatgcctaaacataaaaaatctcaaCTATTTATATATAGGATGCTGCGGTATTTGGTCTTTTGCACTTATATTACCCGTTCTTTGACAATGATCAAAGGTTATgcaaaaggttctagcatctttaaagatagtaggccaataaaatccacattcgaAAACCTTAAGTGTTGTGCGTTGTGTACCAAAGTGtcctccacatgcataagtgtgacaaaacgttaaaatagaatgaaattcagaatcatgcacacatctaCGAAGAATCTGAttagggcaatatttccataattATGGGTCATCCCACATATAAAACTGTGCAtgctttttaagtttatcacgttggtgcttaTTAAGGGTGTTTGGAGCTTGTTTAGTCACTAagtaattcaccaaatcagcataccatggctcacttaccttaatggatagcaattgctcatctgggaatgttTCTGGAATAGGTAATGGGTTCTCATCGTGCACTAAACgactcaagtggtcagccaccacgttttcactccctTTCTTGTCTTGGATTTCCACGTCAAACTCTTGGAGAAGTAACATTCAACGAATAAGCCTTGGCTTAGCCTCCTTCTTTGTGAGcaaatacttcaaagctgcatgatcagtgtaaattataactttagttccaagtaaataagaatGAAACTTATCTAAGGCAAAtacaacagcaagaagttctttttcagtggtggaataattcaattgtgcatcattcaaggtccGGGATGCATAATAAATGACGTGTTGcttcttgtccttcctttgtcccaaaacagttCCTAATGCATAATCTGAGGCATCACACATAAGCTTAAAGGGAAGGCTCCAATATGGTAGGACTATGATGGGGGTTGAAGTTAGCATCTCTTTGAGGTGATTGAAGGCCTTTTCACATTCATCATCGAACTTGAACGTCACATCCTTTTGTAGAAGTTGGCAAAGGGGTTGGGAAATCTTAGAAAATTCCTTGATGAATCGCCCATAGAATcttgcatgtccaagaaaagaatgaACCTCTTTcaccgaagttggagagggtaagtagcgtacaagatctatctttgatttatcaacctctaTTCCCTTTGCTGAGACCATgtgacctaaaactatgccttgtttaaccataaaatgacatttttcccaatttaacacaagatTGGTTTCAATGCACCGTTTTAGATTAAAGTGAGATATTTTAAACAACCATtaaacgaatcaccaaatacgctaaaatcatccatgaaaacttcaatgatcttttcaacaaaatttgaaagatacttaccatgcatctttgaaatgtggctcGTGCATTACATAAACTGAATGGCAttcgacgataagcaaaagtaccaaatggacaagtaaaagtagtcttttcttgatcatctggAGCTataacaatctgattatatcctgaataaccatcaagaaagaaataaaaagaatgaccagctaacctttcaagtatttgatcaaagaacggcaaagggaagtgatttttccttgtggtggcgttgagcttcctatagttaatgcaaactctccaacctgtttggatacgcGTGGGCTCAAGTTCATTCtctgcattcttcaccaccgtgACTCCATATTTCTTTGGAACTACTTGAACCggtgaaacccaacgactatccgAAATAGGGTAAATGACTTCACAATCAAAGAGCTTGATAATCTCATTTTTTACAACTTcaatcattggagggttgagtcggcgttgagcctctcgagttggtttagccccctcctctagaagtatgcgatgcatgcaagttgtagggctaattcccttaatgTCGGCCAAGGTTCATCCAATGGCTGTTTtatgctctttcaacacccgaatcaatTTCTCCTTCTCCAATGACGTGAGTGATGAtgagacaatgacgggcaacgCCTCTTTATCTCCCAAATAGACATACTTCaaatgatccggcaatggtttaagctcaaaaatgggtgcctgaatcatcgaAGGTAACAACTTGTTAGTAGAAACAGGGATTGGAATTGGGATTTGAGGCTTACCAAGATGTTATGGCAATGACTCAAGGGCAACAACCATCTATCCTATTTCTGCACTAAAGGGCACAACAAGGGCATTCTCATTCTTGCCGTGAATGTGCATAGTTTCTGCCTCTTGTTTGTTAAGTCCCAATCCGTGTACTATGGTGGTTTAAAGAGGATCCCTCTCCAATGAGTTAAGGTAGTCCTGCGCCAACGAATCAAatacatcaatagagaaacatgaatggtcaTCAATAGGATATTTTATTGattcagaaagattgaaatcaataacatccctatcaaattccattgttaacgtccccttgaacacatctatcttagtgcgggctgttttcataAAGGGTCTTCCAAGTAGGATCGGCAAGGGTGTGGAATGGGCCGAATCTTCTATCTctagcacatagaaatctgttGGAAATATCAAGTGGTTAACTTGCaacaaaacatcttccaaaactccttttggatatgcattagaactaTCGGCTAATATAAtgataacaccatcatttttaatctctcctaggttcatagatgcataaatagagtatggcatgacgttaatggatgcacctagatctaacatagcatgctcAAACTTGGTATTTCCAATACCActaggaattgtaaaactacctaGATCTTTGCATTTTGGTGgtagttttctttgcaaaacggctaaaacattctcacttacctttacaacttctttgtttgaaatcctcttccttgttgtgcaaagttctttcaaaaacttagcataccttcGAACTTGCTTTATTGCATCAAGGTGAGGAATATTCACTTGCaccttcctaaatgtctcaagaatgtccttctcattctcttccttctttgattgcatgaaTCTGCGAGGGAAAGGTGCATTGGGTGGAATTAGATTAGAATGGATCGAATTGGGAACAATCTTACCTGATAGTGACGGTTTAGGGCCcttggaaggctgcggcaaggatgaTTCCACCCTTGCCGTGGCTTTGTCCATCTCATCCTCTTCAATCAGcaacttttcttcctctttttgaCTTGGTTTGGACGTGTTTGGCTTGATTCCCACCTCTTTTCCGCTTCTCAGCGTGACGGCTTTGGCGGATTCAAAGCTTCCCTTTAGATtcacaatggttgaactagggagttttccttcttctcgaaactgccccatgaactctGAAATCTGCTCTATTTGCTTCTTCACTGCACTcatctccttggcttgatttttttTGGCCCTATGTTAACGAAGTTAGTAATTTaagaagtgtatcattatctaatgacgaacctgagtttatTTGGGCAAATTGTGGTGGGACTTGTGGTGGTGCGAATGGCCTTTGATAGAGCTTCGAAGGTGGATGTCTATATCCTTCTTGttgttgaggttgttggggTTCTCTCCACTTGAAATTCGAGTGATCTCTCCAGCCCGGATTATAAGTGTTAGAGTATGAATCACTCTGTGGCTGATTGTGGCCTTGGTAGCCCACGACATTTGCactttcccatcctccattctctatcaattgagggcattgatcattgaGATGCCCCTGCATAGAGCAAACACCACATACATTTGGTGTAATTCCTTGCACTTTGGATCCTTCAACAACCTACGATAAAAGAacagtaagattagccatttaaGATTGAAGTTCTGAaattgcacttacctcattcacttgttaccgtggggtgtctctttgtccaacacctccgtattgttgtgcattcaaagCTCGGTTTGCAATTAAGATCTTGGCAGCCACCAGTGTTTTATCAACCAAAGCACCACCCACTGAGGCATCTaacatttgtctttcaattgGGAGGagtccctcgtagaaatattgaagtaacatctcctcct
Above is a window of Malus sylvestris chromosome 15, drMalSylv7.2, whole genome shotgun sequence DNA encoding:
- the LOC126602950 gene encoding uncharacterized protein LOC126602950: MDIDAAGIHRKLQLNEPEEIRNEAYENAHIYKEKTKEAHHKMIHGKTFSVGQKVLLFNSRLCLFQVQIQSLKMGHEFKVNGHRLKPYYETFEKHAMEDIPLHAIGPIEA